A window of Streptomyces armeniacus contains these coding sequences:
- a CDS encoding cory-CC-star protein, with product MTSRWASFRAGLEEFYAGPYRRTFARARREEDDLFRMVVLAEALGVPDPAAYYTAELMPALYEDFHAWHRRMGMDRSPLEHVGCC from the coding sequence GTGACATCTCGCTGGGCCTCGTTCCGGGCCGGGCTGGAGGAGTTCTACGCCGGTCCCTACCGGCGTACCTTCGCCCGCGCCCGGCGCGAGGAGGACGACCTCTTCCGGATGGTCGTCCTCGCGGAGGCACTCGGCGTACCGGATCCGGCGGCGTACTACACCGCCGAGCTGATGCCGGCCCTCTACGAGGACTTCCACGCCTGGCACCGCCGTATGGGCATGGACCGTTCGCCACTGGAGCACGTCGGGTGCTGCTAG
- a CDS encoding carbon starvation CstA family protein gives MNALPLLLIGLAIFAGGYVLYAKFLGNRIYKLDASFQTPAHELQDGVDYVPTNKFVLWGHHFTSVAGAAPIVGPAVAVIWGWLPAFLWVTLGTVFFAGMHDLGSLWASARNKGRSMGTLSGRYIGSRGATLFLVVIFLLLLMVVAAFAVVIKDLLISTPSAVIPAWGAVAVALLVGQAVYRYRMNLGLVTVVGVVALYGLILLGDAVPVELSDPILGMSPATFWIVALFVYAGVASLLPVWVLLQPRDYINGVQLFVGLGILFTAVLLSAPSVVAPAVNDAVPAGTPDLVPLLFVTIACGAISGFHGMVSSGTSSKQLDKETDARFVGYFGAVGEGMLALGAIIAATAGYRSLADWKEVYAAFGEGGVGAFVAGGGEIVHSGLGLPASLSSTVLATMAILFAATTMDTGVRLLRFVVQEAGEIAKLKINNLVGTFIALAAGMGLTFSQGAEGSGGLRIWPLFGTSNQLLASLTLSIVAVMLIRKRRNPLPALVPLVVVFVMSFWAAIDQLGDFYDARDWLLLTIDIVIIVAAVWVAVEAVVAMRRASQEPPEAPDADVTEKAGVPG, from the coding sequence ATGAATGCACTTCCGCTGCTGTTGATCGGCCTTGCGATATTCGCGGGTGGGTATGTCCTTTACGCGAAGTTCCTGGGCAACCGGATCTACAAGCTTGACGCGTCCTTCCAGACGCCCGCGCACGAGCTGCAGGACGGCGTGGACTACGTCCCGACCAACAAGTTCGTGCTGTGGGGTCACCACTTCACCTCGGTCGCGGGCGCGGCGCCCATCGTCGGCCCCGCGGTCGCCGTGATCTGGGGCTGGCTGCCCGCGTTCCTGTGGGTCACCCTCGGCACGGTCTTCTTCGCGGGCATGCACGACCTGGGCTCCCTGTGGGCCTCGGCGCGCAACAAGGGCCGCTCGATGGGCACGCTGTCCGGCCGCTACATCGGCAGCCGGGGCGCGACCCTCTTCCTCGTCGTGATCTTCCTGCTGCTGCTGATGGTGGTCGCGGCCTTCGCGGTGGTCATCAAGGACCTGCTGATCTCCACCCCCTCGGCGGTGATCCCCGCCTGGGGCGCGGTCGCGGTGGCGCTGCTGGTCGGCCAGGCGGTGTACCGCTACCGGATGAACCTCGGCCTGGTCACCGTGGTCGGCGTCGTGGCGCTCTACGGCCTGATCCTCCTCGGCGACGCCGTACCGGTGGAGCTGTCCGACCCGATCCTGGGCATGTCCCCGGCGACCTTCTGGATCGTCGCCCTCTTCGTCTACGCCGGCGTGGCCTCCCTGCTGCCCGTATGGGTGCTGCTCCAGCCGCGCGACTACATCAACGGCGTCCAGCTCTTCGTCGGGCTCGGCATCCTGTTCACCGCGGTGCTGCTGAGCGCTCCCTCGGTCGTCGCCCCGGCCGTCAACGACGCCGTGCCCGCGGGCACCCCGGACCTCGTACCGCTGCTCTTCGTCACCATCGCGTGCGGCGCGATCTCCGGCTTTCACGGCATGGTCTCCTCGGGCACCAGCTCGAAGCAGCTGGACAAGGAGACCGACGCACGCTTCGTCGGCTACTTCGGCGCGGTGGGCGAGGGCATGCTCGCGCTCGGCGCGATCATCGCCGCCACCGCGGGCTACCGCAGCCTGGCCGACTGGAAGGAGGTCTACGCGGCCTTCGGCGAGGGCGGCGTCGGGGCGTTCGTCGCGGGCGGCGGCGAGATCGTCCACAGCGGCCTCGGCCTCCCGGCCTCGTTGAGCTCGACGGTCCTGGCCACCATGGCGATCCTGTTCGCCGCCACCACCATGGACACCGGCGTGCGCCTGCTGCGCTTCGTCGTCCAGGAGGCGGGCGAGATCGCGAAGTTGAAGATCAACAACCTCGTCGGCACCTTCATCGCGCTCGCCGCCGGCATGGGACTCACCTTCAGCCAGGGCGCCGAGGGCTCCGGCGGCCTCCGTATCTGGCCGCTGTTCGGCACCAGCAACCAGCTGCTGGCCTCCCTGACCCTGTCCATCGTCGCGGTCATGCTGATCCGCAAGCGGCGCAACCCCCTGCCCGCGCTGGTGCCGCTCGTGGTCGTGTTCGTGATGTCGTTCTGGGCCGCGATCGATCAGCTCGGCGACTTCTACGACGCCCGGGATTGGCTGCTGCTGACCATCGACATCGTCATCATCGTCGCCGCCGTGTGGGTCGCCGTCGAGGCGGTCGTCGCGATGCGGCGGGCGTCCCAGGAGCCGCCGGAGGCCCCTGACGCCGATGTGACGGAGAAGGCCGGGGTCCCCGGGTGA
- a CDS encoding excinuclease ABC subunit UvrA, whose product MSQATRTGARSTAPHLADSHGMIRVHGARVNNLRDVSVEIPKRRLTVFTGVSGSGKSSLVFGTIAAESQRMINETYSAFVQGFMPTLARPEVDVLEGLTTAIIVDQERMGANPRSTVGTVTDANALLRILFSRLGDPHIGSPGAFAFNVPSVRASGAITVERGDRKTVKQTFNRTGGMCPRCEGRGAVSDIDLTQLYDDSKSLSEGAFTIPGWKSDSFWTVRVYAESGFVDPDKPIRKYTKKEMQDFLYHEPVKVKVDGVNLTYEGLIPKIQKSFLAKDKEAMQPHIRAFVERAVTFTTCPGCDGTRLSEAARSSKIKGISIADACAMQISDLAEWVRGVDEKSVAPLLTTLRHTLDSFVEIGLGYLSLDRSTGTLSGGEAQRTKMVRHLGSSLTDVTYVFDEPTTGLHPHDIQRMNDLLLRLRDKGNTVLVVEHEPETIAIADHVVDLGPGAGTEGGTVSFEGTVEGLRAGGTVTGRHLDDRAPLKESVRKPTGALEIRGASAHNLRGVDVDIPLGVLTVVTGVAGSGKSSLIHGSVPAGADVVAVDQTAIRGSRRSNPATYTGLLDPIRKAFAKANGVKPALFSANSEGACPDCNGAGVVYTDLGMMAGVTTTCEECEGKRYQAAVLDLHLGGRDISEVLAMSVGEAEEFFGAGEARTPAAHRVLGQLADVGLGYLRLGQPLTTLSGGERQRLKLATHMSEKGGDRLVYVLDEPTTGLHLADVEQLLGLLDRLVDAGKSVIVVEHHQAVMAHADWIIDLGPGAGHDGGRVVFEGTPADLVADRSTLTGEHLAAYAGA is encoded by the coding sequence ATGAGCCAGGCCACCAGAACCGGCGCACGGTCCACCGCGCCCCACCTCGCCGACAGCCACGGCATGATCCGCGTGCACGGGGCGCGCGTGAACAACCTCAGGGACGTCAGCGTCGAGATCCCGAAACGCCGGCTGACGGTGTTCACGGGCGTGTCCGGCTCGGGCAAGAGCTCGCTGGTGTTCGGCACGATCGCCGCGGAGTCGCAGCGGATGATCAACGAGACGTACAGCGCGTTCGTCCAGGGTTTCATGCCCACGCTGGCGCGGCCCGAGGTCGACGTGCTCGAGGGGCTGACGACGGCGATCATCGTCGACCAGGAGCGGATGGGCGCCAACCCGCGCTCCACCGTCGGCACCGTCACCGACGCCAACGCGCTGCTGCGCATCCTCTTCAGCCGGCTCGGGGACCCGCACATCGGGTCGCCCGGCGCGTTCGCGTTCAACGTGCCGTCGGTACGGGCGAGCGGCGCGATCACGGTCGAGCGCGGCGACCGCAAGACGGTGAAGCAGACCTTCAACCGCACCGGCGGCATGTGCCCGCGCTGCGAGGGCCGGGGCGCGGTGTCCGACATCGATCTGACCCAGCTCTACGACGACTCCAAGTCGCTGTCCGAGGGCGCGTTCACGATCCCGGGCTGGAAGTCGGACAGCTTCTGGACGGTACGGGTCTACGCCGAGTCGGGTTTCGTCGACCCGGACAAGCCCATCCGCAAGTACACCAAGAAGGAGATGCAGGACTTCCTGTACCACGAGCCGGTCAAGGTGAAGGTCGACGGCGTCAACCTCACCTACGAGGGCCTCATCCCCAAGATCCAGAAGTCGTTTCTGGCCAAGGACAAGGAGGCGATGCAGCCGCACATCCGCGCGTTCGTGGAGCGGGCGGTCACGTTCACCACGTGTCCCGGGTGCGACGGCACGCGGCTCAGCGAGGCGGCCCGTTCGTCGAAGATCAAGGGCATCAGCATCGCGGACGCCTGCGCGATGCAGATCAGCGATCTGGCCGAGTGGGTGCGCGGGGTCGACGAGAAGTCGGTCGCGCCGCTGCTGACGACGCTGCGGCACACCCTCGACTCGTTCGTCGAGATCGGGCTGGGCTATCTCTCGCTGGACCGCTCGACGGGCACGCTGTCGGGCGGCGAGGCGCAGCGCACCAAGATGGTCCGCCACCTCGGCTCCTCGCTCACCGACGTCACGTACGTCTTCGACGAGCCCACCACGGGCCTGCACCCGCACGACATCCAGCGCATGAACGACCTGCTGCTGCGGCTGCGCGACAAGGGCAACACGGTGCTGGTCGTGGAGCATGAGCCGGAGACGATCGCGATCGCGGACCACGTCGTGGACCTCGGCCCCGGCGCCGGTACGGAGGGCGGCACGGTCAGCTTCGAGGGCACCGTCGAGGGGCTGCGGGCGGGCGGCACGGTCACCGGCCGCCATCTGGACGACCGGGCACCGCTCAAGGAGTCGGTACGGAAGCCCACCGGGGCGCTGGAGATCCGCGGGGCGTCGGCGCACAACCTGCGGGGCGTCGACGTCGACATCCCGCTCGGGGTCCTCACCGTCGTCACCGGCGTCGCCGGCTCCGGCAAGTCGTCGCTGATCCACGGCTCGGTCCCGGCCGGCGCGGACGTGGTGGCGGTCGACCAGACCGCGATCCGCGGCTCCCGGCGGAGCAACCCGGCGACGTACACCGGACTGCTCGACCCGATCCGCAAGGCGTTCGCGAAGGCCAACGGCGTGAAGCCGGCTCTGTTCAGCGCCAACTCCGAGGGTGCCTGCCCCGACTGCAACGGCGCCGGCGTCGTCTACACCGACCTCGGAATGATGGCCGGGGTCACCACCACCTGCGAGGAGTGCGAAGGGAAGCGCTACCAGGCGGCGGTGCTCGACCTCCACCTCGGCGGCCGCGACATCAGCGAGGTGCTGGCGATGTCGGTGGGCGAGGCCGAGGAGTTCTTCGGCGCCGGAGAGGCACGTACGCCGGCCGCGCACCGCGTCCTCGGGCAACTCGCCGACGTCGGGCTGGGCTACCTGCGGCTCGGCCAGCCGCTCACGACGCTGTCCGGCGGCGAGCGGCAGCGGCTGAAGCTTGCGACGCACATGTCCGAGAAGGGCGGCGATCGCCTGGTCTACGTACTGGACGAGCCGACCACGGGCCTGCACCTCGCGGACGTCGAGCAGCTGCTCGGCCTGCTGGACCGGCTGGTCGACGCGGGCAAGTCGGTCATCGTCGTCGAGCACCACCAGGCCGTCATGGCGCACGCCGACTGGATCATCGACCTCGGGCCGGGCGCGGGCCACGACGGCGGCCGGGTCGTGTTCGAGGGCACGCCCGCCGACCTCGTCGCCGACCGCTCCACCCTCACCGGCGAGCACCTCGCGGCGTACGCGGGCGCGTGA
- a CDS encoding MarR family winged helix-turn-helix transcriptional regulator yields MMDHTDAELAQHPVGYWTGAAHEAVIRYINAEHAKAGVTQRHWMTLNALLRNEGGLTREEVTDQLSRYMTPQIGDVSTYPAVLDDLLGRGWVAAGPDGRLTLTGEGHAGRARVAGRTEGIRAVLHEGVTDEEYAAAVRVLRRITANAGGPETL; encoded by the coding sequence ATGATGGACCATACCGACGCAGAGCTCGCCCAGCACCCGGTGGGCTACTGGACCGGGGCCGCACACGAGGCCGTCATCCGCTACATCAACGCGGAGCACGCCAAGGCCGGCGTGACACAGCGGCACTGGATGACGCTCAACGCCCTGCTCAGAAACGAGGGCGGGCTGACCCGCGAGGAGGTCACGGATCAGCTGAGCCGCTACATGACGCCGCAGATCGGCGACGTCTCCACCTATCCGGCGGTGCTCGACGACCTGCTCGGGCGCGGCTGGGTCGCCGCCGGCCCGGACGGCAGGCTCACGCTCACCGGCGAGGGGCACGCCGGACGTGCGCGCGTCGCCGGGCGCACCGAGGGCATCCGCGCCGTACTCCACGAGGGGGTTACCGACGAGGAGTACGCCGCCGCGGTCAGGGTGCTGCGCCGCATCACCGCCAACGCGGGCGGCCCCGAGACGCTGTGA
- a CDS encoding WhiB family transcriptional regulator translates to MLQPPHQSLQAATVPAQRAPARGDQAGPWHSEAVCRRDEAGLFFAPSKEPTAARLSREQAAKRVCAGCPVLGECREHALVQPEPYGVWGGLTAAERRVVLARRRRAAAAAEGSQIRRIA, encoded by the coding sequence GTGCTGCAACCGCCGCATCAGTCACTGCAGGCCGCCACCGTCCCCGCCCAGCGCGCGCCCGCGCGTGGCGATCAGGCCGGCCCCTGGCACTCGGAGGCGGTCTGCCGCCGCGACGAGGCGGGGTTGTTCTTCGCCCCGTCCAAGGAGCCGACTGCGGCGAGACTGTCCCGTGAGCAGGCGGCCAAGCGCGTCTGCGCCGGCTGCCCGGTGCTGGGCGAATGCCGTGAGCACGCGCTGGTGCAGCCCGAGCCGTACGGCGTGTGGGGCGGTCTCACCGCCGCCGAGCGCCGCGTCGTCCTCGCCCGCCGCCGACGGGCCGCCGCAGCGGCGGAGGGCTCGCAAATACGCCGCATCGCCTGA
- a CDS encoding DUF1707 SHOCT-like domain-containing protein, with protein MTDSPLDKSPGSDAGPSPATSLEKPGKGEKGDGEAAPAAPAASTASAPAAPSASSGSAASSGSARAAGSEVRASDADRDRVADILREALAEGRLDTDEHSERIDAVYAAKTMGELEPLVRDLPQERPADDRAATVDEGSHSGYGASDNAVAIFSGATRRGRWRIGRKTNAFACFGGVEIDLTEAIFEQRHIVINATAIFGGIEIRVPENVTLRGKGTGIFGGFDVKSYDSPDPDAPVVLVQGAAIFGGVDARPKRGKFLRDLRKRR; from the coding sequence GTGACTGACTCCCCGCTCGACAAGAGCCCCGGAAGTGACGCCGGGCCGAGCCCGGCGACGAGCCTCGAGAAGCCCGGGAAGGGCGAGAAGGGCGACGGTGAGGCCGCGCCTGCCGCGCCCGCGGCTTCCACCGCGTCCGCGCCCGCCGCGCCCTCTGCGTCCTCTGGGTCCGCCGCGTCCTCTGGGTCTGCGCGCGCTGCGGGCTCCGAGGTGCGCGCCTCGGACGCCGACCGGGACCGCGTTGCGGACATCCTCCGGGAGGCACTCGCGGAGGGCCGGCTCGACACGGACGAGCACTCCGAGCGGATCGACGCGGTCTACGCCGCGAAGACCATGGGCGAGTTGGAGCCGCTGGTCCGCGATCTGCCGCAGGAGCGCCCGGCGGACGACCGGGCGGCGACGGTGGACGAGGGTTCGCACTCCGGGTACGGCGCGAGCGACAACGCCGTGGCGATCTTCAGCGGGGCCACCCGCAGGGGGCGTTGGCGGATCGGCCGCAAGACCAACGCGTTCGCCTGCTTCGGCGGCGTCGAAATCGACCTCACCGAGGCGATATTCGAGCAGCGGCACATTGTGATCAACGCCACTGCCATCTTCGGCGGCATCGAGATCCGGGTCCCGGAGAACGTGACGCTCCGGGGCAAAGGCACCGGGATCTTCGGGGGGTTCGACGTGAAGTCGTACGATTCGCCCGATCCCGACGCCCCTGTCGTTCTCGTGCAGGGCGCGGCGATCTTCGGCGGCGTCGACGCGCGGCCCAAGCGGGGGAAGTTCCTCCGCGATCTGCGCAAGCGCCGCTGA
- a CDS encoding fumarate hydratase, translated as MAASPARSAGSASSADSRPPYPEFAYTDLLPLGPDSTPYRLVTAEGVRTFEADGRTFLSVEPEALRTLAAEAMHDISHYLRPAHLSQLRRILDDPEASPNDRFVALDLLKNANIAAAGVLPMCQDTGTAIVMGKRGQQVLTGGGDEAALSHGIHDAYTKLNLRYSQMAPLTMWDEKNTGTNLPAQIELYATDGDAYKFLFMAKGGGSANKSFLYQETKAVLNEASMMKFLEEKIRSLGTAACPPYHLAVVVGGTSAEYALKTAKYASAHYLDELPGEGSPAGHGFRDRELEQQVFELTQRIGIGAQFGGKYFCHDVRVVRLPRHGASCPVAIAVSCSADRQALAKITPEGVFLEQLETDPARFLPETTEEELAAAENVVRIDLTRPMAEIRAELSRHPVKTRLSLTGPLVVARDIAHAKIKERLDAGEEMPAYLRDHAVYYAGPAKTPEGYASGSFGPTTAGRMDAYVEQFQAAGGSYVMLAKGNRSKQVTDACRTHGGFYLGSIGGPAARLAQDCIKKVEVLEYAELGMEAVWRIEVEDFPAFVVVDDKGNDFFTDPGPAQPFVTSIPVGPGRYKQ; from the coding sequence ATGGCCGCCAGTCCCGCCCGTTCCGCCGGCTCCGCAAGCTCCGCCGACTCCCGTCCTCCGTACCCGGAGTTCGCCTACACGGACCTGCTGCCGCTGGGCCCGGACAGCACGCCGTACCGGCTGGTCACGGCCGAGGGCGTGCGCACCTTCGAGGCCGACGGGCGTACGTTCCTGTCCGTCGAGCCGGAGGCGCTGCGCACGCTGGCCGCCGAGGCGATGCACGACATCTCCCACTATCTGCGGCCGGCCCATCTGAGCCAGCTGCGCCGCATCCTGGACGATCCCGAGGCCAGCCCCAACGACCGGTTCGTGGCACTCGATCTGCTGAAGAACGCGAACATCGCCGCCGCCGGCGTCCTCCCCATGTGCCAGGACACCGGCACGGCCATCGTGATGGGCAAGCGCGGCCAGCAGGTCCTGACCGGGGGCGGCGACGAGGCGGCGCTCTCGCACGGCATCCACGACGCGTACACGAAGCTCAACCTGCGCTACTCCCAGATGGCGCCGCTGACCATGTGGGACGAGAAGAACACCGGCACCAACCTGCCCGCCCAGATCGAGCTGTACGCGACGGACGGCGACGCGTACAAGTTCCTGTTCATGGCGAAGGGCGGCGGCAGCGCGAACAAGTCCTTCCTCTACCAGGAGACGAAGGCGGTGCTGAACGAGGCGTCGATGATGAAGTTCCTGGAGGAGAAGATCCGTTCGCTGGGCACCGCCGCCTGCCCGCCGTACCACCTGGCGGTGGTGGTGGGCGGCACGAGCGCCGAGTACGCGCTGAAGACCGCGAAGTACGCCTCCGCCCACTACCTCGACGAGCTCCCCGGCGAGGGCTCCCCCGCCGGACACGGCTTCCGGGACCGGGAGCTGGAGCAGCAGGTGTTCGAGCTGACCCAGCGGATCGGCATCGGGGCGCAGTTCGGCGGCAAGTACTTCTGCCACGACGTGCGCGTCGTACGGCTCCCCCGGCACGGCGCGTCGTGCCCCGTCGCGATCGCCGTGTCCTGCTCGGCGGACCGGCAGGCGCTGGCGAAGATCACGCCGGAGGGCGTGTTCCTGGAGCAGCTGGAGACCGACCCCGCGCGCTTCCTGCCGGAGACCACGGAGGAGGAGTTGGCGGCGGCGGAGAACGTCGTACGGATCGACCTCACGCGCCCCATGGCCGAGATCCGTGCGGAGCTGTCGAGGCACCCCGTCAAGACCCGGCTGTCGCTGACCGGGCCGCTGGTCGTCGCCCGCGACATCGCACACGCGAAGATCAAGGAGCGGCTGGACGCGGGCGAGGAGATGCCCGCGTACCTCCGCGACCACGCCGTCTACTACGCGGGCCCCGCCAAGACCCCGGAGGGCTACGCGTCCGGCTCGTTCGGGCCGACCACGGCGGGCCGCATGGACGCGTACGTGGAGCAGTTCCAGGCGGCGGGCGGCTCGTACGTGATGCTCGCCAAGGGCAACCGCAGCAAGCAGGTCACCGACGCCTGCCGGACGCACGGCGGCTTCTACCTCGGCTCCATCGGCGGCCCGGCGGCGCGGCTGGCGCAGGACTGCATCAAGAAGGTGGAGGTCCTGGAGTACGCGGAGCTGGGCATGGAGGCGGTCTGGCGGATCGAGGTGGAGGACTTCCCGGCGTTCGTGGTCGTGGACGACAAGGGGAACGACTTCTTCACCGACCCCGGTCCGGCGCAGCCGTTCGTGACCTCCATCCCGGTCGGCCCGGGACGGTACAAGCAGTAG
- a CDS encoding class II fumarate hydratase: MTEHAGHTGLPAEDGAEFRTEHDSMGEVRVPAHAKWRAQTQRAVENFPVSGQRLERAHIEALARIKAAAAVVNAELGVLDGERAAAVREAAEEVAEGRWDAHFPVDVFQTGSGTSSNMNMNEVVATLATERLGAPVHPNDHVNASQSSNDVFPSSIHIAATAAVTGDLIPALDHLAAALGRKSEEFADVVKSGRTHLMDATPVTLGQEFGGYAAQVRYGVERLRSALPRLAELPLGGTAVGTGINTPPGFAAAVIAETARTTGLPLTEARDHFEAQGARDALVETSGQLRTVAVGLTKICNDLRWMASGPRTGLAEIALPDLQPGSSIMPGKVNPVVPEAVLMVAAQVTGNDATVAAAGAAGNFELNVMLPVMAKNLLESVRLLANAARLLADRTVDGVTADRERAREYAESSPSVVTPLNKYIGYENAAAVAKKALAERKTIREAVLDAGHVERGDLTLEQLDEALDVLRMTHP; this comes from the coding sequence ATGACCGAACACGCTGGACACACCGGGCTCCCCGCGGAGGACGGCGCCGAGTTCCGTACGGAGCACGATTCCATGGGCGAGGTGCGCGTGCCCGCGCACGCGAAGTGGCGGGCGCAGACGCAGCGCGCCGTGGAGAACTTCCCGGTCAGCGGGCAGCGCCTGGAGCGCGCGCACATCGAGGCGCTGGCCCGGATCAAGGCCGCCGCGGCCGTCGTCAACGCCGAGCTGGGCGTGCTGGACGGGGAGCGGGCCGCGGCCGTACGGGAGGCGGCCGAGGAGGTCGCCGAGGGGCGCTGGGACGCGCACTTCCCCGTCGACGTGTTCCAGACGGGCTCCGGCACCTCTTCCAACATGAACATGAACGAGGTCGTCGCCACCCTCGCCACCGAGCGCCTCGGCGCCCCCGTGCACCCCAACGACCACGTCAACGCCAGCCAGTCGTCCAACGACGTGTTCCCCTCCTCGATCCACATCGCCGCCACGGCCGCCGTCACCGGGGATCTGATCCCGGCCCTGGACCACCTGGCGGCGGCGCTCGGGCGGAAGTCCGAGGAGTTCGCGGACGTCGTGAAGTCGGGCCGTACGCATCTGATGGACGCCACGCCCGTGACGCTGGGCCAGGAGTTCGGGGGCTACGCGGCGCAGGTGCGGTACGGCGTGGAGCGGCTGCGGTCGGCGCTGCCGCGGCTCGCGGAGCTGCCGCTGGGCGGTACGGCGGTGGGCACGGGCATCAACACGCCGCCGGGCTTCGCGGCCGCGGTCATCGCGGAGACCGCCCGTACGACCGGGCTGCCGCTGACCGAGGCCCGCGACCACTTCGAGGCGCAGGGCGCGCGGGACGCGCTGGTGGAGACCTCGGGGCAGCTCCGTACGGTCGCCGTCGGCCTGACCAAGATCTGCAACGACCTGCGCTGGATGGCCTCCGGCCCCCGTACGGGGCTCGCCGAGATCGCGCTGCCCGACCTGCAGCCCGGCTCGTCGATCATGCCGGGGAAGGTGAACCCGGTCGTCCCGGAGGCGGTGCTGATGGTCGCGGCCCAGGTCACCGGGAACGACGCGACGGTGGCGGCGGCCGGCGCCGCGGGCAACTTCGAGCTCAACGTGATGCTGCCGGTGATGGCGAAGAACCTGCTCGAGTCCGTACGGCTGCTCGCGAACGCGGCGCGGCTGCTCGCCGACCGCACCGTGGACGGCGTCACGGCGGACCGGGAGCGCGCGCGGGAGTACGCGGAATCGTCGCCGTCGGTGGTGACGCCGCTCAACAAGTACATCGGGTACGAGAACGCCGCCGCCGTCGCCAAGAAGGCGCTCGCCGAGCGGAAGACGATCCGCGAGGCCGTGCTCGACGCAGGGCACGTGGAACGCGGCGACCTCACGCTGGAGCAGCTGGACGAGGCGCTGGACGTGCTGCGGATGACGCACCCGTAA
- a CDS encoding serine hydrolase domain-containing protein, giving the protein MRLSAFRAPVAFALVSALALAACGSSSGAPEAARSAGPGSPSPTSDLTDDSIQAILDKALPRGGSGTVVAARGGEVTHCAGYGMADRAQRIPASCDTVYDIMSITKSFTAVAIMKLHMAGELRVSDRISKFVGPVPADKRDITIHQLLTHTSGLPEALGDDYAPVSRQEMIEGAAKSRLVAPPGTEFAYSNLGFSLLAAIVEKVSGTDYERFLAKQIFAPAGMKHTGYVLPRWDRKQIAVEYDERGVSQGRPLDQRWAADGPYWNLRGNGGLLSTARDMYRFHRALADGTLLDREARALMFKAHAPMGLPGYDGYASGYGWGIMPDRNLATHSGGNDWSYGVNVHAVNGDLMVFWISNQAVRDGKWDLQEISRPLVLKLVKQLQAGSSGQ; this is encoded by the coding sequence ATGAGGCTGTCCGCATTCCGTGCTCCCGTCGCGTTCGCACTCGTTTCCGCCCTGGCACTGGCCGCCTGCGGCAGCAGCAGCGGCGCCCCCGAAGCCGCCCGTTCGGCGGGCCCGGGTTCTCCCTCACCCACGTCTGATCTCACGGACGACTCGATCCAGGCGATCCTCGACAAGGCCCTCCCCCGCGGCGGGAGCGGCACGGTGGTCGCCGCCCGCGGCGGCGAGGTCACGCACTGCGCCGGTTACGGGATGGCCGACCGGGCCCAACGCATCCCCGCGAGCTGCGACACGGTGTACGACATCATGTCGATCACCAAGTCGTTCACGGCCGTGGCGATCATGAAGCTGCACATGGCGGGCGAGCTGCGGGTCAGCGACAGGATCAGCAAGTTCGTCGGACCCGTCCCCGCGGACAAGCGCGACATCACGATTCACCAGCTGCTCACCCACACCTCCGGGCTGCCGGAGGCGCTGGGAGACGACTACGCCCCCGTCTCCCGCCAGGAGATGATCGAGGGGGCCGCCAAGTCCAGGCTGGTCGCCCCGCCCGGCACGGAGTTCGCGTACTCCAACCTGGGCTTCAGCCTGCTGGCCGCCATCGTCGAGAAGGTCTCCGGCACGGACTACGAGCGCTTCCTGGCGAAGCAGATCTTCGCTCCCGCCGGCATGAAGCACACCGGCTACGTCCTGCCACGCTGGGACAGGAAGCAGATCGCGGTGGAGTACGACGAACGGGGCGTCTCCCAGGGGCGGCCGCTGGACCAGCGGTGGGCCGCCGACGGACCGTACTGGAACCTGCGCGGCAACGGCGGTCTGCTGTCCACCGCTCGCGACATGTACCGCTTCCACCGCGCTCTGGCCGATGGCACACTCCTGGACCGCGAGGCGCGGGCCCTGATGTTCAAAGCCCACGCCCCCATGGGTCTGCCGGGCTACGACGGCTACGCCAGCGGCTACGGGTGGGGCATCATGCCCGACCGGAACCTCGCGACCCACTCCGGCGGCAACGACTGGTCGTACGGCGTGAACGTGCACGCCGTGAACGGTGACCTGATGGTGTTCTGGATCAGCAACCAGGCCGTCCGGGACGGGAAATGGGATCTGCAGGAGATTTCCCGTCCTCTTGTGCTGAAGCTGGTCAAGCAGCTGCAGGCCGGCTCATCCGGTCAGTGA